The Lycium ferocissimum isolate CSIRO_LF1 chromosome 1, AGI_CSIRO_Lferr_CH_V1, whole genome shotgun sequence genome includes a region encoding these proteins:
- the LOC132050382 gene encoding uncharacterized protein LOC132050382 codes for MMLRSSSTPLLGSLLSESPSSHHHHHQSDLTPNQTPNHSYSKLSCSSHGGYQNFSNKSLYPSNSPISPSVSELSNGNSKFPSHGFRRAQSEGNLEGLVKASNEVVDEFSLSKPPKMNKPPKSYLETIPSFTIHNSRELHSDDESDEEEEDEDGDCDYISKQYSLGTNAVKEEMSYMSQNAKIELVEGREEMYLARGLGVADIGCFDDGGPYGGRGIGGGGGYRPVAFDRDGGGDSQGFHIEEHYKRMLEENPGNSLFLRNYANFLYQTKKDLEGAEEYYSRAILADPSDGEILSQYAKLIWELHRDTDRATSYFERAVQAASSDSHIHAAYANFLWEIEDEEDENGEMQVPPLVPLVHAVATASITA; via the exons ATGATGCTAAGGAGTTCTTCAACACCACTTCTTGGATCTTTACTCTCAGAGAGTCCAAGCAgtcatcaccaccaccaccaatcTGATTTAACTCCAAATCAGACACCTAACCATAGTTACAGCAAACTCTCATGTAGTAGCCATGGTGGATATCAGAATTTCAGCAATAAGAGTTTATACCCTTCTAACTCTCCCATCTCTCCTTCAGTTTCTGAGCTCAGCAATGGTAACAGCAAGTTCCCATCTCATGGTTTTCGAAGAGCTCAATCTGAAGGGAACTTGGAAGGATTAGTAAAAGCCTCAaatgaagttgttgatgaatttagcCTCTCAAAACCACCCAAGATGAATAAACCACCAAAATCATATTTGGAAACCATTCCATCTTTCACCATTCACAATTCAAGGGAGCTTCATTCGGACGACGAAAGcgatgaggaagaagaagatgaagatggtGACTGTGATTACATCAGTAAGCAATACAGTTTGGGAACTAATGCTGTAAAAGAGGAAATGAGTTATATGAGTCAAAATGCAAAGATAGAATTAGTTGAAGGCAGAGAGGAGATGTACTTAGCAAGAGGACTTGGGGTTGCTGATATTGGTTGCTTTGATGATGGTGGGCCTTATGGAGGCCGTGGCATTGGAGGAGGCGGTGGTTATCGTCCAGTAGCCTTCGATAGGGATGGTGGTGGTGACAGTCAGGGATTCCATATAGAAGAGCATTACAAGAGAATGTTGGAAGAAAATCCTGGCAATTCCTTATTCTTGAGGAATTATGCAAACTTTTTGTACCAA ACAAAGAAAGATCTCGAAGGGGCAGAGGAATACTACTCAAGAGCTATTTTAGCAGATCCAAGTGATGGTGAAATTCTTTCACAATATGCTAAATTAATATGGGAGCTTCACCGCGATACAGATAGAGCCACGAGCTATTTCGAAAGAGCAGTCCAAGCTGCCTCTAGTGACAG CCACATACATGCAGCTTATGCTAATTTCCTCTGGGagatagaagatgaagaagatgagaaTGGCGAAATGCAAGTGCCACCGTTGGTACCGTTGGTGCATGCCGTAGCTACAGCCTCTATAACTGCTTGA